AAAAACCTGCATTGTTAATCAATATGTCCATGGTACCCCATGCATCAGTAGCCTGCAGTAATAACAACTGTAAGCACGCCATAATTATAGATAGGTGTTAAAAAACCCTCTATTTAGAGAAAATATTTGCTTACAGTTTTGATCATTGATTCCACATCAGCTTCTTTTGAAACGTCCCCACCAAAAGAAAGAGCCTGACCACCAAATGCCTCAATCTACAAAATTGTGTCACACAAACAGTCAACAGTCATTTCATTCAAGCAGGAAGATCTGACAAGATCATTATACCAGAAGAACTGGagagaagaagaacaagtacaGGAAGTGGAGCACCTTGAATAAGAACCTTATTGAAATACCACCGCTTGGCCAATTTTATCTTCAATATAGTTATAGTTACATATGAGAGATTTTAAGTGTGAACTTATAACATTCAACGACAACATCAAGAAAGATGACAATTAAAGCCCCAACACTTTCAGAAAttcaaaaggaaacaaaatacaTGGAACCAAACACAATCATTCCCATATAAACAGctacataacataaaataaataaatgaataaacacAAAAATTACCTCTTTGCAAACTTCTTCAGCTTCCTTTGATGACCTAGCATAATTTACCAGGAcctgtttaaataaaaaaataatgacatttacTTTTTGATTGATCATAAGATAGATGAAGATGTACTTTCATAATTCACTAGGGACTTCTTAATATAGTCATTAACAAGAATCATGCAGGATATGGTTCAAGATGCTGAATGAGCACCTCTACCCAAGACTTCAAGCTCCAGCTATCTTGGGTTAATTAGTGGTTGATTTCTTGTTAAAAATCCTACTTCCTTTTCATTACTGAGAGAACAAAACAACACAACTTTGCTAATGCATCTGCATGATGCATGAAGTAGGTCTGCTTTACAAAGCATTCACTAACCTTACAACCTGCTTTACCCAAAGACAATGCAATTGCTCTACCAATTCCTCTAGAGGCTCCAGTAACTACAGCTACAGGAGCTTCTACATTTTGAGTTGTTTGAGTGCTTGCTTGTTCAGTTGTGGCAACCTGAGCTCTTACAACTGCTATAACAATTATAGCCAAATAAAATCAACATTGCAACAAATCAATAATGGACTCGCAACTGGATTTTTCTGTGACCACTAACAGCTTATCCACAAACAGATAAGaacaataacattaaataatgttaaatgTATTCAAAAAGTACTTCTCACGAACTGAAAACTATTATTATAGCTATATCTTGTAGTGACTACAAGATTACACacaattaaacttaaacttagaAATTCCAGATTATCACGTTTcgatcaaattaaaatcaatctcaACTATTGTTCGATTGAGTGCTAACTAGATCCGAAAATTAAAACTTATCACCAACTTATAGAACTAAAACCAAATGAATATTTGCTTTCAAGAAAGAAAGCTAAGCAATACATCGAGAACATCGATAACAGAAACAACCACATAAGTACCAGAAGAAGTGAACGAGCGGCTGCTGCCACGTCTACACTGAAGCCCCACGCAAGGCCGAGACGGAACCTGAATCGGAGACCATTGGCGAAACTGACCGAGTTTTTGCTCAGAAAACTTGGCAGAAACTGCAGCAGATTTGAAGGAAACAACGGTGGATCCGGCAAGGGAAGCCATGAGAGGTCCTCTGGAGACTCCACCAAGCGATAGAATCGAAGCCAAGAAAGTAGCCAGAAATGAAGTTGAGGTGTTGCTTTTGGCGCATTTATAAAGCAAAAACAAGGAACATGTTTGTTTGTGCTATCGCTTCGTAATCTCCAGAGACTGATAGTACGGCGATGGAAACGAAGTCCATGTACTTTTGTGCGCAGTTGAAGGGACTTTTACTGTATTTGGTGGAAAGCGATTGAatctggaaattttttttttagaaataattacCATAAAGcgattaagtttaatttaggAAAGAAGCATCGGCTTCCGAAGTAGCAATACTGTTGTTTTAAGGATACTTGAGGAGTTTTTTGGGATTTCGATAATTAATTGGAAACAAAATTAGttgatgaataaataaatgtaaaaaaattaattaatgcatttatatataaaagcaaatttttatttatttcaaaaaatatactctaaattgagaaaataaaaaaacaataataataataatctaatacTGTTTGAACAAATAATGATTCCTAAGCAATTGACAGAAGAACTCCACTTCGCGATGGCAAAAACATGATTCACAACAAGAAGCAGCAGCGTCTTCTCCTTCCCAACTCCCTCCATTCCAGTTTTCCAAACAGTTGCAGCTCCTAGAATTaaaatcttcttcttgttcAGGATCAATGGTTATGATATTACGGATCCATATCCGCTGAAAATCCTGTCTAATTTTCATTCTAAACTCTGTTGTTCTAAACCTCTTCAAAGAAGCTAAAAGCTTTAAACCTTGTTCCTTCTGCTCACCCCCGCAACATATAAGAATGATACTGTAAATATAGCTTGACTTAACGTGTCCTTTATCAGCAGCTCTCTTCAAACAATTCAATCCATAATTTGTTTTGGACAAGCTGAAAAATTCGTGCAGGCCTAATATGTATAACCATTCTGGATTTCCACTCTCTTCGCAACGTTTTAAAAACATGGAGACTTGGTTGGTCATCTTCCACCAAGGAAGTATCCTAAACTTGTCAATGGATACCTTCtcaaagatgaaatcatcttccGATATTTCAAGAAGATATTTACAACTCAATTTGGCATTAACAAGATCAGTTAATGATTTTGAGGCAACAAGGGCAAGAACCTTAACAATCATCTCTTTGGGAAGAGATTCCATGGAAGTACCAGCTTTGTTTGCTCTTTTTGCTCTTCCATCCAATGATTCACTTCTTCCCAGCGCCATTAATCTTGGAATCAAACTGAAGTTTCGAGAAATAAATAACACACCACCGATTCCACCGAAAGCCAACAACTTCTTCACGTAATAAATTGAGAACGTAAGTGATTCCGTGATTGACATTTCAAAAGCGCGGCTGTTTAAATATATTCGTGCATGGGAGGAAGTATCCCTGTAATCCTTCTCTGACCCGGAGTTGGATTCTGAAATTGGGAAGTTTTTAATTACTACTCAACAGCCAAATCCGACAGCGTATGATAATATGAAAGAGAATTGTAATTGTAATTCTTCTTTGACCCGGAGTTGTATTCTGAGTTCTGAAATTGAAATAACAATATGAAAGGGATTTCTAATAAAAGCCCGTGGTGAATTATTGTCGTCTACAAACACGAAAAAACGTTTTACTTCAAAAGTGGCGAACAATTTCATCCACCCATACAACAGGAGGTACGAAAGTGATTCATTTTTTCAAGCAACCCCAATAGTGGTCATCTACGAAAGAGATGCCTAAATCATGTCGGCTTTTATACCAAAtgtgattaatttattattttcaaaaaaagagTCTGTGCTCGTATCAAATATGTGGATGGCCCGGCGTCAAAtctgtatataaatatttatgaacGGTAAGAAGATGTCATGGTTTTCGATTAAGGCAGagttatagaagaaaaaaaactccTGAAAGAGGCTACAGATCAGATGACAATCTGTGGTTTACATTGATGCGAAACAGCACAAAACTTGATGATGTAATAAACTATAATTGCAAAACTCAAAAGCCTATCATCAAACTAAACATTTCTCTGTGTCTGCGGCCTTTTTTTGGAATTATTCTTGGGTCGAACCTTCAAGAAAGCCTTTTCCAAATCCTGAAAAGGTCAATCAAAATATAAGAGTCCTGGTTTAGGGAACTGAACGTCACAAACACTTTGCAGCAAGATAAAAGcattttaaataagtaaaagCGCATTGCTTCTCATGATCATAATTAATGGCCCACAAAACCAGTTTtactagagaaaaaaaattggcatTTGAGTTCTAATCAGTACTTGTAACTCTTAGATATGAAGAACTTCAAAACCATTCACAAAGGAGATACTCCTAATTGTTATGACATATAATTTGGCAGTAGAATGTATTCCCCATAATGATTATTCTCTCTCTCCAACcttagaaaaaatttaattgccATGAGACCCCACGGTTCTGAAACCACTAATACAGACCCGATATCTCTTTCTTCCTCCCTCACTTGGTACACCACTAGAATGACTTGGAAGAAATGATTTTGCAAGGATTTTGGTCTATGTATTGTGATTATTAGCTTACCAAAACCTCAAACAAAAGTTCTGTGCAAGTTCTTGCCATATCTCTTGACAGCTTAGATCAAAGGAATATCATATATATGCAATCTAGTATCTAGTATTCATCATAACTCaagttagagaaaataatggTAATATGAGCTCCTTCATGCATTCTCAGCTGGAAGCatgtgaaaaaagaaatcaatatgttaaatttatacGTGCTATGGACTGTCTATCTACAGTTTAACTGGTTCTAAGAAAACAAGCTAAAACTACAACTGGAAATGGTCCACGGCAAATCTTTACTTACCTGAGCAGGTTCTGCTTTAGATGTCTCCATGGTCCAAAGATTTTCCAAATTGTAGTAAGCTCTGGCCTTTTCATCAAGTGCATGAACAATCACTTTTCCTAACAAACAAGGATATCAACCAACAACGTAAAATTGATATACAAAGGCATCAGTACACAAACTACTAGACATCATCAACAGTATACAAAAATTGCATAAAACATTGAATCATTTATGCTAATGTGTAAGGTACAATGCTCATAATAAATAAGATGCAAAAAATTCTTAGAAGAGATGCTTCCTTCAAGCATGGCTTGCAAATCAACTTGGTCAACTCATTGTTACCATGAATGTTATTATGAACTGATGGTATCATAATAATTTACAACTTCACAGGCAAATTACTTCTAAGCAGCTATATTATAATTTACTGAGCAGAGAGTTCAGCACAAACCAGAATCAATAACAACCCATTTTCCTGTCTCTTGCCCTTGCACACTCGGTAGCATTAATCGCCGAGCTCCAATCTCTTTCTGCTTTAGCTTAGCCTGTCAATGCCAGTAAAAATATCACTATATGACAACATTAagacataattaaacaaatgagCAGTattagataaaagaaaaatattaaatataaccAATAAGTGCTACTTTTCCCAAGAATTAActtatgaaaagaaaatgccttTCTCCCTTTAAATCGAAGGAAGAAGAACCAAACTACACCGAGCCGAAAACAACGAATATGCTAAAAAGCTATTTAATTGCTCATTTTCTACAAACTAACACCAAATTATGACATTGAAAgccaaatttctttaattattttcctgGATTTTCCTAACAACCAAACAGATTGTTAGATTTATCAAGtctcatttataaataaaattataaaaataaatagaacatTAGATTAACTGAAATATAGATTGAACTAAAAACGTTATTCTGTGTTCAAGCGAACAGGGTGCAGTACTAGGgtttaaaacaaagaaactaAGCAGAGGGGGAACAGAGGAACCTGCCTTGTAAATAAGAGCTTGAGCGATGTTCTTCACGTGCCAAGTGGACCTACCAGTGGCAACCACCATGAAATCCGTCCAATCACATTGTTTCCCGACCGGTATAACCTTAACGTCGTCTGCTCTCACATCACTCAAAACCTTCTCCACATCTTGCAAATTCAGTAACCCTTCGTCAGTTCTCGCAACAGTTGACATAAAAGAGACGTTCTGATTCCATGGCACCGACGATTTAGGGAGATGGATAAAACGATACCGTAGAGCCGCCCACATCCTACGGTCGTGCCAACGGCATCCCCCGCTGCAGGGTTTTTATTTCCTAACTCCTGTAAGGTCCTGTTTGGTAAATTGCATTAGTCAAGGTATCTTTTGATAACGATTCAACTGTTGCTTTGTAATTTTTGAGGGGGTTTTCTGTGATTGAAACAACGATTTGGGTGTCacaatatacataaatattcgacataaatctatatataaataataatatatcattatatcaaattaatatcaaattatacaatgacatattattatttataaataaatttatatttattatttatatatataattttattataaaaacaaa
This sequence is a window from Mangifera indica cultivar Alphonso chromosome 5, CATAS_Mindica_2.1, whole genome shotgun sequence. Protein-coding genes within it:
- the LOC123216369 gene encoding putative F-box protein At1g67623 encodes the protein MALGRSESLDGRAKRANKAGTSMESLPKEMIVKVLALVASKSLTDLVNAKLSCKYLLEISEDDFIFEKVSIDKFRILPWWKMTNQVSMFLKRCEESGNPEWLYILGLHEFFSLSKTNYGLNCLKRAADKGHVKSSYIYSIILICCGGEQKEQGLKLLASLKRFRTTEFRMKIRQDFQRIWIRNIITIDPEQEEDFNSRSCNCLENWNGGSWEGEDAAASCCESCFCHREVEFFCQLLRNHYLFKQY
- the LOC123217254 gene encoding protein Iojap-related, mitochondrial, which produces MWAALRYRFIHLPKSSVPWNQNVSFMSTVARTDEGLLNLQDVEKVLSDVRADDVKVIPVGKQCDWTDFMVVATGRSTWHVKNIAQALIYKAKLKQKEIGARRLMLPSVQGQETGKWVVIDSGKVIVHALDEKARAYYNLENLWTMETSKAEPAQDLEKAFLKVRPKNNSKKRPQTQRNV
- the LOC123217253 gene encoding 3-oxoacyl-[acyl-carrier-protein] reductase 4-like isoform X2; translation: MASLAGSTVVSFKSAAVSAKFSEQKLGQFRQWSPIQVPSRPCVGLQCRRGSSRSFTSSVVRAQVATTEQASTQTTQNVEAPVAVVTGASRGIGRAIALSLGKAGCKVLVNYARSSKEAEEVCKEIEAFGGQALSFGGDVSKEADVESMIKTATDAWGTMDILINNAGITRDTLLMRMKKSQWQEVIDLNLTGVFLCTQAATKIMMKKKKGRIINIASVVGLVGNVGQANYSAAKAGVIGLTKTVAKEYASRNINVNAVAPGFIASDMTAKLGEDIEKKILGTIPLGRYGQPDEVAGLVEFLALNPAAGYITGQVLTIDGGMVI
- the LOC123217253 gene encoding 3-oxoacyl-[acyl-carrier-protein] reductase 4-like isoform X1; translated protein: MASLAGSTVVSFKSAAVSAKFSEQKLGQFRQWSPIQVPSRPCVGLQCRRGSSRSFTSSAVVRAQVATTEQASTQTTQNVEAPVAVVTGASRGIGRAIALSLGKAGCKVLVNYARSSKEAEEVCKEIEAFGGQALSFGGDVSKEADVESMIKTATDAWGTMDILINNAGITRDTLLMRMKKSQWQEVIDLNLTGVFLCTQAATKIMMKKKKGRIINIASVVGLVGNVGQANYSAAKAGVIGLTKTVAKEYASRNINVNAVAPGFIASDMTAKLGEDIEKKILGTIPLGRYGQPDEVAGLVEFLALNPAAGYITGQVLTIDGGMVI